A genomic segment from Gossypium hirsutum isolate 1008001.06 chromosome D04, Gossypium_hirsutum_v2.1, whole genome shotgun sequence encodes:
- the LOC107899250 gene encoding tRNA-dihydrouridine(20/20a) synthase, translating into MVFILICLRFSRNIPINHSTKSRVTSYAQNVQLHTEDMMGASRYLPPLFSVAPMMEWTDNHYRTLALLISKHAWLYTEMLVAETIVYQQGNLVTCVEEEAVLSQ; encoded by the exons ATGGTCTTTATCCTCATTTGTCTGAG ATTTTCTAGAAATATACCTATCAACCATTCAACTAAATCAAGGGTCACTTCTTATGCCCAAAACGTTCAATTACATACAGAAGACATGATGGGTGCTAGTCGCTATCTTCCTCCTCTATTTAG CGTAGCTCCCATGATGGAATGGACTGATAATCATTATAGGACTCTTGCGCTCCTTATCTCCAAACATGCATGGCTTTACACAGAGATGCTTGTTGCTGAAACTATTGTTTATCAACAAGGGAATCTG GTTACTTGTGTTGAAGAAGAAGCTGTGTTGTCCCAGTAA